From one Rhodovulum sp. ES.010 genomic stretch:
- the scpA gene encoding methylmalonyl-CoA mutase: protein MTDNTARWAEMAEKELKGRSPEDLTWETPEGIKVKPLYTDEDVAELDHLGSIPGEAPFVRGPRATMYAGRPWTIRQYAGFSTAEESNAFYRKALAAGQQGVSVAFDLATHRGYDSDHPRVVGDVGKAGVAIDSVEDMKILFDGIPLDQVSVSMTMNGAVIPVLASFIVAGEEQGVDRKQLSGTIQNDILKEFMVRNTYIYPPEPSMRIVSDIIEYTSTDMPRFNSISISGYHMQEAGANLVQELAFTLADGKEYVKAAIGRGLDVDAFAGRLSFFFAIGTNFFMEIAKLRAARLLWHRIMSEFEPKNPKSLMLRTHCQTSGVSLAEQDPYNNVVRTAYEAMSAVLGGTQSLHTNAFDEAIALPTEFSARIARNTQLILQNETKVTKVVDPLAGSYYVEKLTADLAEAAWELIEEVDQMGGMTKAVASGMPKLRIEEAAAKWQAAVDRGDEVIVGVNKWRPDEEQEIDILNVDNVKVRESQVARIEKVRGARDQAACDAALADLEQAATSGEGNLLRLAVEAARARATVGEISMAMEKAFGRHSAEVKTLSGVYGAAYEGDDGFAAIQKSVEDFAEAEGRRPRMLVVKMGQDGHDRGAKVIATAFADIGFDVDVGPLFQTPEEAAQDAVDNDVHVVGISSQAAGHKTLAPKLIETLKAHGAEDIIVICGGVIPQQDYAFLKDAGVKAIFGPGTNIPAAANDILRLIREARG, encoded by the coding sequence ATGACGGACAACACCGCACGCTGGGCCGAGATGGCCGAAAAGGAGTTGAAGGGCCGCAGCCCCGAGGACCTGACCTGGGAGACGCCCGAGGGCATCAAGGTCAAGCCCCTTTACACCGACGAGGATGTCGCGGAACTGGACCATCTGGGCTCCATCCCCGGCGAGGCGCCCTTCGTGCGCGGGCCGCGCGCGACGATGTATGCCGGGCGGCCCTGGACGATCCGGCAATACGCGGGGTTCTCCACGGCCGAGGAATCGAACGCCTTCTACCGCAAGGCACTGGCGGCAGGGCAGCAGGGCGTGTCTGTCGCCTTCGACCTTGCCACCCATCGCGGCTATGACAGCGACCACCCGCGCGTCGTCGGCGATGTGGGCAAGGCGGGCGTCGCCATCGATTCGGTCGAGGACATGAAGATCCTGTTCGACGGCATCCCGCTCGACCAGGTCTCGGTCTCGATGACGATGAACGGCGCGGTGATCCCGGTGCTGGCGAGCTTCATCGTTGCGGGCGAGGAGCAGGGCGTCGACCGCAAGCAGCTGTCGGGGACCATACAGAACGACATCCTCAAGGAGTTCATGGTCCGCAACACCTATATCTACCCGCCCGAACCCTCGATGCGGATCGTGTCGGACATCATCGAATACACCTCGACCGACATGCCGCGGTTCAACTCGATCTCGATCTCCGGCTACCACATGCAGGAGGCCGGCGCGAACCTGGTGCAGGAGCTCGCCTTCACCCTGGCCGACGGCAAGGAATACGTGAAGGCCGCGATCGGGCGCGGGCTCGACGTCGATGCCTTCGCCGGGCGGCTGTCGTTCTTCTTCGCCATCGGCACCAATTTCTTCATGGAGATCGCCAAGCTGCGGGCGGCCCGGCTGCTGTGGCACCGGATCATGTCGGAGTTCGAGCCGAAGAACCCCAAGTCGCTGATGCTGCGCACCCACTGCCAGACCAGCGGTGTAAGCCTGGCCGAACAGGACCCCTACAACAACGTGGTCCGCACCGCCTACGAGGCGATGAGCGCCGTCCTCGGCGGCACCCAGTCGCTGCACACGAACGCCTTCGACGAGGCGATCGCGCTGCCCACCGAGTTCTCGGCCCGGATCGCGCGCAACACCCAGCTGATCCTGCAGAACGAGACCAAGGTGACCAAGGTCGTCGATCCGCTGGCCGGCTCCTACTATGTCGAGAAGCTGACCGCCGACCTGGCCGAGGCGGCGTGGGAGTTGATCGAGGAGGTCGATCAGATGGGGGGCATGACCAAGGCCGTCGCCTCGGGCATGCCCAAGCTCCGGATCGAGGAGGCTGCCGCCAAGTGGCAGGCCGCGGTCGACCGCGGCGACGAGGTGATCGTCGGCGTCAACAAGTGGCGGCCCGACGAGGAGCAGGAGATCGACATCCTCAATGTCGACAACGTCAAGGTCCGCGAGTCCCAGGTCGCGCGGATCGAGAAGGTGCGCGGCGCGCGTGACCAGGCGGCTTGCGACGCCGCACTGGCCGATCTTGAACAGGCCGCGACCAGCGGCGAGGGCAACCTGCTGCGTCTCGCGGTCGAGGCGGCCCGGGCGCGCGCCACGGTGGGAGAGATCAGCATGGCGATGGAAAAGGCATTCGGGCGGCACAGTGCCGAGGTCAAGACGCTGTCGGGCGTCTACGGCGCAGCCTATGAGGGCGACGACGGCTTTGCCGCGATCCAGAAATCGGTCGAGGACTTCGCCGAGGCGGAAGGCCGCCGGCCCCGGATGCTGGTGGTCAAGATGGGCCAGGACGGGCATGATCGCGGCGCGAAGGTGATCGCCACCGCCTTTGCCGATATCGGCTTCGACGTGGATGTCGGGCCGCTGTTCCAGACGCCGGAAGAGGCCGCCCAGGACGCCGTCGACAACGACGTGCATGTGGTGGGGATCTCCAGCCAGGCCGCGGGCCACAAGACGCTGGCGCCGAAGCTGATCGAGACGCTGAAGGCGCACGGGGCCGAGGACATCATCGTGATCTGCGGCGGGGTCATTCCGCAACAGGACTACGCGTTCCTGAAAGACGCGGGCGTCAAGGCCATCTTCGGGCCAGGCACCAACATCCCTGCGGCCGCGAACGATATCCTGCGTCTGATCCGCGAGGCGCGGGGCTGA
- a CDS encoding GNAT family N-acetyltransferase → MTVRPAVAADAPAIAAIWNPVIRDSLVTFNPVEKTPDEVAALIETRQAAGHGFLVGLQGADVAGFAAYGQFRAGAGYAHTMEHTILLAPGARGRGLGRALMQAVEAHAAAGGAHSMIADVSAANPGGIAFHARLGYLRIARLPQVGRKAGHWLDLVLMQKRLDAAPDFPGPAG, encoded by the coding sequence ATGACGGTCCGCCCGGCCGTCGCGGCGGATGCGCCCGCCATCGCCGCGATCTGGAATCCGGTCATCCGCGACAGCCTTGTCACCTTCAACCCGGTCGAGAAGACGCCGGACGAGGTCGCCGCGCTGATCGAGACCCGCCAGGCCGCGGGCCACGGCTTCCTCGTCGGCCTGCAGGGCGCGGATGTCGCCGGGTTCGCCGCCTACGGCCAGTTCCGCGCCGGGGCCGGGTACGCCCACACGATGGAGCACACGATCCTGCTGGCGCCCGGTGCGCGGGGGCGGGGCCTTGGCCGCGCGCTCATGCAGGCGGTCGAGGCCCACGCCGCCGCCGGCGGCGCGCATTCCATGATCGCCGACGTCAGCGCCGCCAACCCCGGCGGCATCGCCTTCCACGCGCGGCTCGGCTATCTCCGGATCGCCCGGCTTCCGCAGGTCGGCCGCAAGGCGGGGCACTGGCTGGACCTGGTGCTGATGCAGAAGCGGCTGGACGCCGCGCCTGACTTTCCCGGGCCCGCGGGATAG
- a CDS encoding acetyl/propionyl/methylcrotonyl-CoA carboxylase subunit alpha, producing the protein MFNKILIANRGEIACRVIKTARKMGIETVAVYSDADRHALHVAMADEAILIGPPPANQSYIVIDKIMEAIRQSGARAVHPGYGFLSENKNFAEALDKAGVTFIGPPANAIEAMGDKITSKKIAQEAGVSTVPGYMGLIDDAEEAVKISREIGYPVMIKASAGGGGKGMRVAWTDEEAREGFQSSKNEAASSFGDDRIFIEKFVTQPRHIEIQVLADTHGNCIYLGERECSIQRRNQKVIEEAPSPFLDEATRKAMGEQACALAKAVGYASAGTVEFIVDGDKNFYFLEMNTRLQVEHPVTELITGIDLVEQMVRVAAGEKLSIAQDDVKLNGWAMESRLYAEDPYRNFLPSIGRLTRYRPPAESAHEAAVVRNDTGVYEGGEISMYYDPMIAKLCTWAPTRAQAIEEMRTALDAFEVEGIGHNLPFLSAVMDHPKFCAGEMTTAFIAEEYPEGFEGVTLPREELRGVAAAAAAMFRVAEIRRARISGTMDNHERTVGTDWVVVAQGESFALTIEADRQGSTIRFAEGDTHRVASDWTPGQSLARIEIDGEPLVLKVGKAPNGYRIRTRGADLKVAVYTPRQAELAALMPEKLPPDTSKMLLCPMPGLIVKIDVEEGQEVQEGQALCTVEAMKMENILRAERKGVVTKVNAGPGDSLAVDDVIMEFE; encoded by the coding sequence ATGTTCAACAAGATCCTGATCGCGAACCGGGGCGAGATTGCCTGCCGGGTCATCAAGACCGCCCGCAAGATGGGTATCGAGACGGTGGCCGTCTATTCTGACGCCGACCGGCACGCGCTGCACGTCGCCATGGCCGACGAGGCGATCCTTATCGGCCCGCCGCCCGCGAACCAGTCCTACATCGTGATCGACAAGATCATGGAGGCGATCCGCCAGAGCGGGGCCCGGGCGGTCCATCCCGGCTACGGCTTCCTGTCCGAGAACAAGAATTTCGCCGAGGCGCTCGACAAGGCGGGCGTCACCTTCATCGGCCCGCCGGCCAATGCCATCGAGGCGATGGGCGACAAGATCACCTCCAAGAAGATCGCGCAGGAGGCCGGTGTGTCGACCGTGCCCGGTTACATGGGGCTGATCGACGATGCCGAGGAAGCCGTGAAGATTTCCCGCGAGATCGGCTACCCGGTGATGATCAAGGCCTCTGCGGGCGGTGGCGGCAAGGGCATGCGCGTCGCCTGGACCGACGAGGAGGCGCGCGAGGGCTTCCAGTCCTCCAAGAACGAGGCGGCGTCCTCCTTCGGCGACGACCGGATCTTCATCGAGAAATTCGTGACGCAACCGCGGCATATCGAGATCCAGGTGCTGGCCGACACCCACGGCAACTGCATCTACCTGGGCGAGCGGGAATGCTCGATCCAGCGCCGCAACCAGAAAGTCATCGAGGAGGCGCCCAGCCCCTTCCTCGACGAAGCGACGCGCAAGGCGATGGGGGAACAGGCCTGCGCGCTCGCCAAGGCGGTGGGCTATGCCAGCGCCGGCACGGTCGAGTTCATCGTCGACGGCGACAAGAATTTCTACTTCCTTGAAATGAACACCCGCCTGCAGGTGGAACACCCGGTGACCGAGTTGATCACCGGCATCGACCTCGTCGAACAGATGGTCCGCGTGGCCGCGGGCGAAAAGCTGTCGATCGCTCAGGACGACGTGAAGCTGAACGGTTGGGCGATGGAAAGCCGGCTCTACGCCGAGGACCCTTACCGCAACTTCCTGCCCTCCATCGGCCGGCTGACGCGTTATCGCCCGCCGGCCGAATCCGCGCACGAGGCGGCGGTCGTGCGCAACGATACCGGCGTCTACGAGGGCGGCGAGATCAGCATGTATTACGACCCGATGATCGCCAAGCTCTGCACCTGGGCACCGACCCGCGCGCAGGCGATCGAGGAGATGCGCACCGCGCTGGATGCGTTCGAGGTCGAGGGGATCGGCCACAACCTTCCGTTCCTGTCGGCGGTTATGGACCACCCGAAATTCTGCGCGGGCGAAATGACGACGGCCTTCATCGCCGAGGAATATCCCGAGGGCTTCGAGGGCGTGACCCTGCCGCGCGAGGAATTGCGGGGGGTCGCGGCCGCGGCCGCCGCGATGTTCCGCGTGGCCGAGATTCGCCGCGCCCGCATCTCGGGCACCATGGACAACCACGAGCGCACCGTCGGCACCGATTGGGTCGTGGTCGCCCAGGGCGAGAGCTTTGCGCTGACCATCGAGGCCGACCGGCAGGGCTCCACCATTCGCTTCGCCGAGGGGGATACGCATCGCGTCGCCTCGGACTGGACGCCGGGACAAAGCCTCGCGCGGATCGAGATCGACGGCGAACCGCTTGTTCTGAAGGTCGGCAAGGCGCCCAACGGCTACCGCATCCGCACCCGCGGCGCCGATCTCAAGGTCGCGGTCTACACGCCGCGGCAGGCGGAACTGGCCGCCCTGATGCCCGAGAAGCTGCCGCCGGACACCTCGAAGATGCTGCTCTGTCCGATGCCGGGCCTGATCGTGAAGATCGACGTCGAGGAGGGGCAGGAGGTGCAGGAGGGCCAGGCGCTCTGCACCGTCGAGGCGATGAAGATGGAGAACATCCTGCGCGCCGAGCGCAAGGGCGTCGTGACCAAGGTGAACGCCGGCCCCGGCGACAGCCTCGCCGTCGACGACGTCATCATGGAGTTCGAATGA
- a CDS encoding DUF4174 domain-containing protein: protein MKKRLAILALAALMPFAGSSEAVEDASPLARWEADHNVILDARDISISDFHWLARPVVVFADSPADPRYRQQMDLILDRMDELAERDVVVITDTDPASQSGLRQRLRPRGFMLVLIGKDGGVKLRKPVPWDVREISRSIDKFPLRQQEIRDRRAAPG, encoded by the coding sequence ATGAAAAAACGTCTCGCGATCCTTGCGCTCGCCGCGCTCATGCCTTTCGCCGGCTCGTCCGAGGCGGTGGAGGACGCCTCGCCGCTCGCCCGATGGGAGGCGGACCACAATGTCATCCTGGACGCCAGGGACATCTCGATCTCCGACTTCCACTGGCTCGCGCGGCCGGTGGTCGTCTTCGCCGACAGCCCCGCCGACCCGCGATACCGCCAGCAGATGGACCTGATCCTGGACCGCATGGACGAGCTTGCCGAACGCGACGTCGTGGTGATTACCGACACCGACCCCGCGTCGCAAAGCGGGTTGCGCCAACGGCTGCGCCCGCGCGGCTTCATGCTTGTGCTGATCGGCAAGGACGGGGGCGTCAAGCTTCGCAAGCCCGTCCCGTGGGACGTGCGCGAGATTTCCCGCTCGATCGACAAGTTCCCCCTGCGCCAGCAGGAAATCCGCGACCGTCGGGCCGCGCCGGGCTGA
- a CDS encoding class I SAM-dependent methyltransferase, translated as MAVHEIVELDIEAEARASEIRALDLSVFGRDDLLNMLLQRSEVLYDVPRYGKVIKAWSAGDAGPIEAQIDRLGPEIARRVAGVIRAEYRAQQAALAKIAPRRVADIGCGYAMWDLFAHRDLDCDIVLIDIETSEHRHFGYAEEGAAYTSLETARAFLVANGVPESRVVTVNPARDGLAGAGTVDLAVSFVSCGFHYPVATYLDFFRGQVAGDGAVLLDLRLKRADGQVWDLAPLGPIVTLPGHPKARRILLRKVAA; from the coding sequence TTGGCCGTTCACGAGATCGTCGAACTGGATATCGAGGCTGAGGCGCGGGCGTCCGAAATCCGGGCGCTCGACCTGTCGGTCTTTGGCCGGGACGACCTTCTCAACATGCTGCTGCAGCGCTCCGAGGTTCTCTATGACGTGCCCCGCTACGGCAAGGTTATCAAGGCCTGGAGCGCGGGCGACGCGGGCCCGATCGAGGCGCAGATCGACCGCCTGGGCCCCGAAATCGCGCGGCGTGTCGCGGGCGTAATCCGCGCCGAATACCGGGCGCAGCAGGCCGCGCTGGCCAAGATCGCGCCGCGCCGGGTGGCAGATATCGGGTGCGGCTATGCGATGTGGGATCTCTTCGCCCATCGCGACCTCGATTGCGACATCGTCCTGATCGACATCGAAACCAGCGAACATCGCCATTTCGGTTATGCCGAGGAGGGCGCGGCCTATACCAGTCTGGAAACGGCCCGCGCCTTCCTCGTCGCGAATGGCGTGCCAGAAAGCCGGGTGGTCACCGTGAACCCCGCCCGCGATGGCCTGGCGGGCGCCGGAACCGTGGATCTCGCGGTGAGTTTCGTCTCCTGCGGCTTTCACTACCCCGTGGCGACCTACCTCGACTTTTTCCGCGGGCAGGTGGCCGGCGATGGCGCGGTCCTGCTCGATCTTCGGCTGAAGCGTGCCGATGGGCAGGTATGGGACCTTGCGCCGCTGGGGCCGATCGTGACCTTGCCCGGCCACCCGAAGGCGCGGCGCATCCTCTTGCGCAAGGTGGCGGCATGA
- a CDS encoding DUF6497 family protein produces MRSAGWGIVLAFLAPAASAADGIDVPSGQPVTFYDIVTDEPGPAGLTARFRFVAPQIARAGGTMPFELAAGDMAYLCESYALPRLSDLGPRVAQVVITLMDGPVTFGQPDPEATQFFEAYRPEGGRCIWEGF; encoded by the coding sequence ATGAGATCGGCTGGATGGGGGATCGTGCTGGCGTTTCTCGCCCCCGCCGCTTCTGCGGCGGACGGCATCGACGTGCCCTCGGGCCAGCCCGTCACCTTCTACGATATCGTCACCGACGAACCTGGCCCGGCAGGACTGACGGCGCGTTTCCGCTTCGTTGCACCGCAGATCGCGCGGGCGGGCGGCACCATGCCGTTCGAGCTTGCCGCGGGCGACATGGCGTATCTCTGCGAAAGCTATGCGCTGCCGCGGCTTTCCGATCTGGGTCCGCGTGTCGCGCAGGTCGTGATAACGCTGATGGACGGGCCCGTGACCTTCGGCCAGCCCGACCCGGAGGCGACCCAGTTCTTCGAAGCCTACCGCCCCGAGGGCGGCCGCTGCATCTGGGAGGGGTTCTGA
- a CDS encoding VOC family protein encodes MLTLDHLAVSAETLEAGVAAVEERLGTRLAPGGRHAAMGTHNRLLGLGPGCYLEVIAIDPEAAPPGRPRWFDLDRFAGPPRLTNWVARCDDLSAALARAPRGTGTPMALARGALRWQMAVPEDGRLPYNGAFPALIAWEGAGHPAAMLPESGCRLRRLELTHPDAENLGVALSGLIEDARIGVRPGPAPALRAVIDTPSGEAVLE; translated from the coding sequence ATGCTGACGCTGGACCACCTGGCGGTTTCTGCCGAGACGCTCGAGGCCGGCGTGGCCGCCGTCGAGGAGCGGCTCGGCACACGGCTTGCGCCCGGCGGCCGGCACGCGGCGATGGGCACCCATAACCGGCTGCTTGGCCTCGGCCCGGGCTGCTACCTGGAGGTGATCGCGATCGACCCCGAGGCGGCGCCCCCCGGCCGGCCGCGCTGGTTCGACCTCGACCGGTTCGCGGGCCCGCCGCGGCTGACCAACTGGGTCGCGCGCTGCGACGACCTGAGCGCCGCGCTGGCCCGCGCGCCGCGCGGCACGGGCACGCCGATGGCGCTGGCGCGGGGCGCGCTGCGCTGGCAGATGGCCGTGCCGGAAGACGGACGGCTCCCCTACAACGGCGCCTTCCCCGCGCTGATCGCCTGGGAGGGAGCGGGGCACCCCGCGGCGATGCTCCCCGAAAGCGGCTGCCGCCTTCGGCGCCTCGAACTGACCCATCCCGATGCCGAGAACCTCGGCGTCGCGCTGTCGGGCCTGATCGAGGACGCGCGGATCGGCGTTCGACCCGGCCCGGCCCCCGCGCTCCGCGCGGTGATCGACACGCCCTCGGGCGAGGCGGTTCTGGAATGA
- a CDS encoding endonuclease/exonuclease/phosphatase family protein codes for MRIATYNVEWFNALFDDEGALLDDEAPSGRHGVPRHRQIAALGIVFTALDADAVLVVEAPDHNGRRATVPALESFARVMDLRARRAIVGFPNDTQQEIALLYDPDRLSVRHDPRGEPTGKKGASDAPRFDGVFRWDVDVDSAPELIRFSKPPLELAGETAGGAAFRMIGVHVKSKAPHGAETPDEVMRVAIANRRKQLAQCIWLRQRIEAHLDAGEPLVVLGDLNDGPGLDEYEELFGRSGVEIVLGLDGPAPLRLHDPHARQALQGRLPAQPATARFYIPAEGRYLSALLDYVMVSPDLRARRPRWRIWHPFDDPGLYRVPELREALLTASDHFPVSLDIDL; via the coding sequence ATGAGGATCGCGACCTACAATGTCGAATGGTTCAACGCCCTGTTCGACGACGAGGGCGCGCTGCTCGACGACGAGGCGCCCTCGGGCCGGCACGGCGTCCCGCGCCATCGGCAGATCGCCGCGCTGGGCATCGTCTTCACCGCGCTCGACGCCGATGCGGTTCTGGTCGTCGAGGCGCCCGACCATAACGGGCGGCGTGCCACCGTGCCGGCGCTGGAGAGTTTCGCCCGGGTGATGGACCTGCGCGCGCGCCGCGCCATCGTGGGCTTTCCGAACGACACCCAGCAGGAGATCGCGCTGCTTTACGACCCCGACCGGCTGAGCGTGCGCCACGATCCGCGCGGGGAACCGACCGGCAAGAAGGGGGCCAGCGACGCGCCGCGCTTCGACGGGGTGTTCCGGTGGGATGTCGACGTGGACAGCGCGCCGGAACTCATCCGGTTTTCCAAGCCGCCGCTGGAGCTTGCGGGCGAGACCGCCGGCGGCGCCGCCTTCCGTATGATCGGCGTGCACGTCAAGTCCAAGGCGCCCCACGGCGCCGAGACGCCCGACGAGGTCATGCGCGTCGCCATCGCCAACCGGCGCAAGCAGCTTGCCCAGTGCATCTGGCTGCGCCAGCGCATCGAGGCGCACCTGGACGCGGGCGAGCCGCTTGTCGTGCTGGGAGACCTCAACGACGGTCCCGGCCTCGACGAGTACGAGGAACTTTTCGGCCGCTCCGGGGTCGAGATCGTGCTGGGCCTGGACGGTCCCGCGCCGCTGCGCCTGCACGACCCGCATGCCCGGCAGGCGCTTCAGGGCCGTCTTCCCGCGCAGCCCGCCACGGCGCGGTTCTACATCCCCGCCGAAGGCCGCTATCTCTCGGCGCTGCTCGACTACGTGATGGTGTCGCCGGATCTGCGCGCGCGGCGGCCCCGGTGGCGCATCTGGCACCCGTTCGACGATCCCGGGCTCTACCGCGTGCCCGAACTGCGCGAGGCGCTGCTGACCGCGTCCGACCATTTCCCGGTCAGCCTCGATATCGATCTCTAG
- a CDS encoding acyl-CoA carboxylase subunit beta, with the protein MKDILHELERRRDIARMGGGEKRIDSQHAKGKLTARERIDLLLDEGSFEEFDMFVAHRCTDFGMEENRPYGDGVVTGWGTINGRQVYVFSQDFTVLGGSVSATHAQKICKIMDMAMENGAPVIGINDSGGARIQEGVDSLAGYGEVFQRNIEASGVVPQISVIMGPCAGGAVYSPAMTDFIFMVRDSSYMFVTGPDVVKTVTNEHVTAEELGGASTHTKKSSVADGAFENDVEALYEVRRLVDFLPLNNREAPPVRPFFDNPERIEDSLDTLIPDNPNVPYDMKELILKVADEGDFYEIQEDFAKNIITGFIRLEGRTVGVVANQPMVLAGVLDIDSARKAARFVRFCDCFDIPILTLVDVPGFLPGTKQEYDGVIKHGAKLLFAYGEATVPKVTVITRKAYGGAYVVMSSKHLRSDINYAWPTSEVAVMGAKGATEILYRSELGDAEKIAKRTADYEDRFANPFVAAERGFIDEVIQPRSTRRRVSRAFAALRNKKRPMPWKKHDNIPL; encoded by the coding sequence ATGAAAGACATCCTGCACGAACTCGAGCGCCGCCGCGACATCGCCCGCATGGGTGGCGGCGAGAAACGGATCGACAGCCAGCACGCCAAGGGCAAGCTGACCGCCCGCGAGCGCATCGACCTGCTGCTGGACGAAGGGTCGTTCGAAGAGTTCGACATGTTCGTGGCCCATCGCTGCACCGATTTCGGCATGGAGGAAAACCGCCCCTACGGCGATGGCGTGGTAACCGGCTGGGGCACGATCAACGGCCGGCAGGTCTATGTCTTTTCCCAGGATTTCACCGTTCTGGGCGGCTCGGTCTCGGCCACGCACGCGCAGAAGATCTGCAAGATCATGGACATGGCGATGGAGAACGGCGCGCCCGTCATCGGCATCAACGACTCCGGCGGCGCCCGCATCCAGGAGGGCGTGGACAGCCTTGCCGGTTACGGCGAGGTGTTCCAGCGCAACATCGAGGCAAGCGGTGTCGTGCCCCAGATCAGCGTCATCATGGGGCCGTGCGCGGGTGGTGCGGTCTATTCGCCCGCCATGACCGACTTCATCTTCATGGTGCGCGATTCCTCCTACATGTTCGTCACCGGCCCCGACGTCGTGAAGACCGTGACCAACGAACACGTCACCGCCGAGGAGCTGGGCGGCGCCTCCACGCATACGAAGAAGAGTTCGGTCGCCGACGGCGCCTTCGAGAACGATGTCGAGGCGCTGTACGAGGTGCGCCGTCTCGTCGATTTCCTGCCGCTCAACAACCGCGAGGCGCCCCCGGTGCGCCCGTTCTTCGACAACCCCGAGCGGATCGAGGACAGCCTCGACACGCTGATTCCGGACAATCCCAACGTGCCCTACGACATGAAGGAGCTGATCCTGAAGGTCGCGGACGAGGGGGATTTCTACGAGATCCAGGAGGATTTCGCGAAAAACATCATCACCGGCTTCATCCGGCTGGAAGGGCGCACCGTGGGCGTGGTGGCGAACCAGCCGATGGTGCTGGCCGGCGTTCTTGATATCGACTCGGCGCGCAAGGCCGCCCGCTTCGTGCGGTTCTGCGACTGCTTCGACATCCCGATCCTGACCTTGGTCGACGTGCCGGGCTTCCTGCCCGGCACCAAGCAGGAATACGATGGCGTCATCAAGCATGGCGCGAAGCTGCTCTTCGCCTATGGCGAGGCGACGGTGCCGAAGGTGACGGTGATCACCCGCAAGGCCTATGGCGGGGCCTATGTCGTGATGAGTTCCAAGCACCTGCGCAGCGACATCAACTATGCCTGGCCCACCTCCGAGGTGGCGGTGATGGGCGCCAAGGGGGCGACCGAAATCCTGTATCGCTCGGAACTGGGCGACGCGGAAAAGATCGCCAAGCGCACGGCCGATTACGAGGACCGCTTTGCCAATCCTTTCGTGGCGGCCGAGCGCGGCTTCATCGACGAGGTGATCCAGCCGCGGTCGACCCGCCGCCGGGTTAGCCGCGCCTTCGCCGCGCTGCGCAACAAGAAGCGCCCGATGCCCTGGAAAAAGCACGACAACATTCCGCTCTGA
- a CDS encoding AAA+ family ATPase, translating into MIRRAALCLALALAATPLPAQDDGPDTGREGEMREGMELLGEGMRLFFRGLGEELEPALRELAENMEPALKRLMQIVDDFDAYEMPERLPNGDIIIRRKPDAPAPEPLPEGEVEI; encoded by the coding sequence ATGATCCGACGCGCTGCCCTCTGCCTTGCGCTGGCCCTTGCCGCCACGCCGCTGCCCGCCCAGGACGACGGGCCGGACACCGGGCGCGAGGGCGAGATGCGCGAAGGGATGGAGTTGTTGGGCGAGGGGATGCGGCTGTTCTTTCGCGGGCTCGGCGAAGAGCTGGAACCCGCGCTGAGGGAACTGGCCGAGAACATGGAGCCCGCGCTCAAGCGGCTGATGCAGATCGTCGACGATTTCGACGCCTACGAGATGCCCGAGCGGCTGCCCAACGGCGACATCATCATCCGCCGCAAACCCGACGCGCCCGCCCCGGAACCGCTGCCCGAGGGCGAGGTCGAGATCTGA
- a CDS encoding molecular chaperone DjiA: protein MSLWSRIADAVSALSKGESLATVFDRLRTPPERTVAFTIAVIALGAKMAKADGRVTRDEVAAFREVFTIPPAEEANAARVFNLARQDVAGFEDYARRIARMFRGDDAPLCDLMEGLFFIAVADGAYHPEEDAFLSRVGEIFGLTAQQFRTLRARFVTDAVPDPYAVLGVAPDADLEQIRKAWRAEVRESHPDRMAARGVPEEAVKLAEKRLIAVNAAWEAILSERRA from the coding sequence ATGTCGCTCTGGTCCCGCATCGCCGACGCCGTCTCGGCCCTTTCCAAGGGGGAAAGCCTCGCCACGGTCTTCGACCGGCTGCGCACGCCCCCCGAGCGGACGGTGGCCTTCACCATCGCGGTGATCGCGCTCGGCGCGAAGATGGCCAAGGCCGACGGCCGCGTGACCCGCGACGAGGTGGCCGCCTTCCGCGAGGTCTTCACCATCCCGCCCGCCGAGGAGGCCAATGCCGCACGCGTCTTCAACCTCGCGCGCCAGGACGTGGCGGGGTTCGAAGACTACGCCCGCCGCATCGCCCGGATGTTTCGCGGCGACGATGCCCCGCTCTGCGACCTGATGGAGGGGCTGTTCTTCATCGCGGTGGCCGACGGCGCCTACCATCCCGAGGAAGATGCCTTCCTGTCGCGTGTGGGCGAGATCTTCGGCCTGACGGCGCAGCAGTTCCGCACCCTGCGCGCGCGCTTCGTGACCGATGCCGTCCCCGACCCCTATGCCGTGCTCGGCGTCGCGCCCGATGCCGACCTGGAGCAGATCCGCAAGGCCTGGCGCGCCGAGGTGCGCGAGAGCCATCCCGACCGGATGGCCGCCCGCGGCGTCCCCGAAGAGGCGGTCAAGCTGGCCGAGAAGCGCCTGATCGCGGTCAACGCCGCCTGGGAGGCGATCCTCTCCGAGCGCCGCGCATGA